One part of the Bdellovibrio sp. KM01 genome encodes these proteins:
- a CDS encoding SDR family oxidoreductase produces MKQVLITGASTGIGFDLTRTLCEKGYKVWAGVRKPESLDRLTEDFGGLLTVLKLDVTNAHDIEKAFKIVQSEMNKNQELILVNNAGIAFGGPIEGLSIEEWKKVFDVNLFGMVEMTSVFLPLIRQTKGRVINMGSISGRVAAPFMGPYSTSKFAVKAFTDSLRRETAPLGVHVSLIEAGPIRTEIWSKSIDAADEAAKKLAPEVREVYGAMLSALREGVIETAKDAVPVQNVTMAILHAIQSRIPRVNYLVGKNIKLQAGFMKFMSTKMVDRVIKKSLRFHKS; encoded by the coding sequence TTGAAACAAGTTTTGATCACGGGCGCTTCAACAGGAATTGGATTTGATCTTACCAGAACCCTTTGTGAAAAGGGCTACAAGGTTTGGGCGGGAGTCCGCAAGCCTGAATCACTGGACAGGTTGACCGAGGATTTTGGCGGCTTACTCACGGTGCTTAAGCTTGATGTCACCAACGCGCATGATATCGAAAAGGCGTTCAAAATTGTTCAAAGCGAGATGAACAAAAATCAGGAATTGATTCTGGTAAATAACGCCGGAATTGCCTTCGGTGGGCCGATAGAGGGCCTGAGCATCGAGGAATGGAAAAAAGTATTTGATGTGAATCTTTTTGGCATGGTCGAAATGACGAGTGTCTTTTTACCACTAATTCGTCAAACCAAAGGTCGCGTGATTAATATGGGCTCCATCAGTGGGCGAGTTGCTGCGCCTTTTATGGGGCCGTACTCGACTTCCAAATTTGCAGTGAAAGCTTTTACGGACAGTTTACGTCGCGAAACGGCCCCTCTGGGGGTGCATGTATCTCTTATTGAAGCGGGCCCCATCCGTACGGAAATCTGGTCGAAATCCATTGATGCTGCAGACGAAGCTGCAAAAAAGCTTGCCCCTGAAGTACGCGAGGTTTACGGCGCAATGCTGTCCGCTCTGCGTGAAGGTGTTATCGAGACTGCAAAGGACGCAGTGCCGGTGCAAAATGTGACGATGGCGATTTTGCATGCCATTCAAAGTCGAATTCCCCGTGTTAATTATCTTGTGGGTAAAAATATCAAGCTACAGGCTGGATTTATGAAATTCATGTCCACCAAAATGGTGGACCGAGTGATTAAGAAAAGTCTGCGCTTTCATAAAAGTTAA